Proteins co-encoded in one Elusimicrobiota bacterium genomic window:
- a CDS encoding glycosyltransferase family 4 protein, producing MRILQIEDEPWDSGIAHYALTLSAQLQRLGHEVHFWGRAGSTLVAAAARAGLRARGLRRPWSSLHGLRAQVRAAGIELINAHTGSGHALAAALAALTTVAVVRTRGDARPAAKHPLARLLARRTDAYIAANSAIARDLAAAFWGSRVATVFQGIAAGPPPPLPAGCAFGLLGRLDPVKGHETVLQALALLRKVHPAARLRAVGGGAPLRREQLEARARALGLEGCAVFTGFVPDVAAELARCRIGVVASTASEAVSRAALEWMAAGRPVAAAAVGCLPDLVEEGVTGFLTPPGDAAALARALARLLEQPALAERMGAAARRVFEERFSLERFGAETMKVYGQVLGHLPS from the coding sequence GAAGACGAGCCCTGGGATTCCGGCATCGCCCACTACGCCCTGACCCTCTCCGCTCAGCTCCAGCGCCTCGGCCATGAGGTCCATTTCTGGGGCCGCGCCGGCTCCACGCTCGTCGCCGCGGCGGCGCGCGCCGGACTGCGCGCGCGGGGCCTGCGGCGCCCCTGGTCCTCTTTGCACGGCCTGCGCGCCCAGGTGCGCGCCGCGGGCATCGAGCTCATCAACGCCCACACGGGCAGCGGCCACGCCCTGGCTGCGGCCTTGGCCGCCTTGACCACCGTGGCCGTGGTGCGCACGCGCGGCGACGCCCGTCCCGCGGCCAAGCATCCCCTGGCCCGGCTGCTGGCCCGCAGGACCGACGCCTACATCGCCGCCAACTCGGCCATCGCCCGGGATCTGGCGGCCGCGTTCTGGGGCTCGCGGGTCGCCACCGTGTTCCAGGGCATCGCGGCCGGGCCGCCCCCGCCCCTGCCCGCGGGCTGCGCCTTCGGCCTGCTCGGCCGGCTGGACCCGGTCAAGGGACACGAGACCGTTCTGCAGGCCTTGGCTCTGCTCAGGAAGGTGCATCCGGCGGCGCGCTTGCGCGCCGTGGGCGGGGGCGCGCCCCTGCGCCGCGAGCAGCTGGAAGCCCGGGCTCGGGCCCTGGGCCTGGAGGGGTGCGCGGTGTTCACCGGCTTCGTGCCCGACGTAGCGGCCGAACTCGCGCGCTGCCGGATCGGGGTGGTGGCGTCCACGGCCTCGGAGGCCGTGTCACGCGCCGCCCTGGAGTGGATGGCGGCGGGCCGGCCGGTGGCGGCCGCGGCCGTGGGCTGCCTGCCGGACCTCGTGGAGGAGGGCGTGACGGGCTTCTTGACCCCGCCGGGCGACGCCGCGGCCCTGGCCCGGGCCCTGGCGCGGCTGCTGGAGCAGCCGGCTCTGGCCGAGCGCATGGGCGCCGCGGCGCGGCGCGTCTTCGAGGAGCGCTTCAGCCTGGAACGATTCGGCGCCGAAACGATGAAGGTCTATGGACAGGTCCTGGGACATCTTCCATCTTGA
- a CDS encoding glycosyltransferase, whose translation MDRSWDIFHLDGERGLRGGERQLLYLAAALRARGHRNTVVCRRASPLETEARRQGFQTENLPYLCEWDPISAWKLARLARRSRRPVLHAHTAHTAALAAFASPLGGLPWVAHRRVDFELSGRLSRRLKYDRAGRVVAVSGAIARLLERSGVPPARIAVVPDGLPVGDRERQWTGAGEEVFSPASAQEKAHLRWQLAQRFGARESDAWVGNLAALVPHKDHDTLIAAALLVIQKRPETTFLIAGQGPEQERLLKQIKLMGLMGKILILGQLGDPAALLRSLDLFVLSSWGEGMGSVLLEAAACGVPIAATTAGGIPEIVTDGSSGLLVPPRDPESLAGAIDRLLADRELAQRLADRARAGLRDFGLERMAVEMEAVYAALA comes from the coding sequence ATGGACAGGTCCTGGGACATCTTCCATCTTGACGGAGAGCGCGGGCTGCGCGGCGGGGAGCGCCAGCTCCTCTACCTGGCCGCGGCCCTGCGCGCCCGCGGGCACCGCAACACCGTGGTCTGCCGCCGGGCCTCCCCCCTGGAGACCGAGGCGCGGCGGCAGGGTTTCCAGACCGAGAACCTGCCGTACCTGTGTGAGTGGGACCCTATTTCCGCCTGGAAGCTCGCGCGGCTGGCCCGCCGCTCCCGGCGCCCGGTCCTGCACGCGCACACCGCGCACACGGCGGCGCTGGCGGCTTTCGCCAGCCCCCTGGGCGGCCTGCCCTGGGTCGCGCACCGGCGCGTGGACTTCGAGCTCAGCGGCAGGCTCAGCCGGAGGCTCAAGTACGACCGGGCCGGGCGCGTGGTGGCCGTGTCCGGGGCCATCGCGCGCCTTCTAGAGCGTTCCGGCGTCCCCCCCGCCCGCATCGCCGTGGTCCCCGATGGCCTGCCCGTCGGCGACCGGGAGAGGCAGTGGACCGGCGCGGGCGAGGAGGTCTTCTCCCCGGCCTCGGCCCAGGAGAAGGCCCACCTGCGCTGGCAGCTGGCGCAGCGCTTCGGCGCGCGCGAGTCGGACGCCTGGGTCGGGAACCTCGCCGCTTTGGTCCCGCACAAGGACCATGACACCTTGATCGCCGCGGCCCTGCTGGTCATCCAGAAGCGGCCGGAGACGACCTTCCTCATCGCCGGGCAGGGGCCGGAGCAGGAGCGCCTCCTCAAGCAGATCAAGCTCATGGGCCTGATGGGGAAGATCCTCATCCTGGGGCAGTTGGGCGACCCGGCTGCGCTGCTCAGATCGCTCGACCTCTTCGTCCTCTCCTCCTGGGGCGAGGGCATGGGCAGCGTGCTCCTGGAGGCTGCGGCCTGCGGCGTGCCCATCGCGGCCACCACGGCTGGCGGCATCCCCGAGATCGTCACGGACGGAAGCTCCGGGCTCCTGGTGCCGCCGCGCGACCCGGAATCCCTGGCCGGAGCCATCGACAGGCTGCTCGCGGACCGGGAGTTGGCGCAGCGGCTCGCGGACCGGGCTCGGGCTGGCCTGCGGGATTTCGGGCTCGAGCGCATGGCCGTTGAAATGGAGGCCGTCTATGCCGCCCTTGCTTAG
- a CDS encoding glycosyltransferase family 2 protein yields MPPLLSAILIATDEERDLPGCLESLQGLADEIVVVVSEETADRTEELARAAGAKVIRRKFIDYASQRQVSLDAAAGDWCLWIDPDERVTPPLRDEIRSLLAAADADAYDIRFEVRFLGRPLRWGGMGRESHVRLFRRGKARFQGGLLHEGLDVAGATGRLRHGRMVHVPYEDLGDYLSKLDRYTSLAARKRWDQGQRFHRWHHLILPWEFFARAVLKLGILDGGPGLIWAGLAAFHSWLKYVKLGEIQKEAKPC; encoded by the coding sequence ATGCCGCCCTTGCTTAGCGCCATCCTGATCGCCACCGACGAAGAACGCGACCTGCCGGGCTGCCTGGAGAGCCTCCAGGGTCTGGCTGACGAGATCGTCGTGGTGGTCTCCGAAGAGACCGCGGACCGCACCGAGGAGCTCGCCCGCGCCGCCGGGGCCAAGGTCATCCGCCGCAAATTCATCGACTACGCCTCCCAGCGGCAGGTCTCCCTCGACGCGGCGGCCGGCGACTGGTGCCTCTGGATAGACCCGGACGAGCGGGTCACGCCGCCGCTGCGCGATGAGATCCGCTCCTTGCTGGCGGCGGCGGACGCGGACGCTTACGACATCCGCTTCGAGGTCCGGTTCCTGGGCCGCCCTCTGCGCTGGGGCGGCATGGGCCGGGAATCCCACGTGCGGCTCTTCCGGCGGGGCAAAGCGCGCTTCCAGGGCGGGCTGCTGCATGAGGGATTGGACGTGGCCGGCGCCACGGGACGCCTCCGGCACGGGCGGATGGTCCATGTCCCGTACGAGGACCTCGGCGACTACCTGAGCAAGCTTGACCGCTACACCTCTTTGGCCGCGCGCAAACGCTGGGACCAGGGGCAGCGATTCCACCGGTGGCATCATCTCATCCTGCCCTGGGAATTCTTCGCGCGGGCGGTGCTCAAGCTCGGCATCCTGGACGGTGGACCGGGCTTGATCTGGGCCGGGCTGGCCGCATTCCACAGCTGGCTCAAATATGTCAAACTAGGGGAAATCCAGAAGGAGGCGAAGCCTTGCTAG
- a CDS encoding polysaccharide deacetylase family protein produces the protein MLETIAGGAAIAGVLSARWNWWRPKAEGLPSLMYHKVGDHPPGSKLAKLWVTAADFRRQMQYLKRQGYTSMLFAELRDAEVGSRPMPAKPVLITFDDGYANNAEVAFPIMRESGMKGNIFLVYETIERHNAWHDPASEPWVRMLTWAAIDELQRSGLVEFGSHTMRHPNLARTPLDEVRWELCESKKRLEDKLGRQMLGFAYPYGAGAFVPEVRRLAREAGYRYDFSIKQGISPWPWDPESGPLHRLFVRGDDYMLDFHLNLTRGKARF, from the coding sequence TTGCTAGAGACGATTGCAGGCGGCGCAGCCATCGCCGGCGTGCTCAGCGCGCGCTGGAACTGGTGGCGGCCCAAGGCCGAGGGCCTGCCGAGCCTCATGTATCACAAGGTGGGCGACCATCCCCCAGGGTCCAAGCTCGCCAAGCTTTGGGTCACGGCCGCGGACTTCAGGCGGCAGATGCAGTATCTCAAGCGGCAGGGCTACACCTCCATGCTTTTCGCGGAGCTGCGCGACGCGGAGGTCGGCAGCCGCCCCATGCCGGCCAAGCCGGTCCTCATCACTTTCGACGACGGCTACGCCAACAACGCCGAAGTCGCCTTCCCCATCATGCGGGAGTCCGGGATGAAGGGCAACATCTTCCTGGTCTACGAGACCATCGAGCGGCACAACGCCTGGCACGACCCCGCCAGCGAGCCCTGGGTGCGCATGCTGACCTGGGCGGCCATCGACGAGTTGCAGCGCTCCGGCCTCGTGGAGTTCGGCTCCCATACCATGCGCCATCCCAACCTGGCCCGCACCCCGCTCGACGAGGTCCGCTGGGAGCTCTGCGAAAGCAAGAAGCGCCTGGAGGACAAGCTGGGTCGCCAGATGCTCGGCTTCGCCTACCCCTACGGTGCCGGGGCTTTCGTCCCGGAGGTCCGGCGCCTGGCTCGCGAAGCGGGCTACCGCTACGACTTCAGCATCAAGCAGGGCATCTCTCCTTGGCCCTGGGACCCGGAGTCCGGCCCGCTCCATAGGCTCTTCGTCCGCGGCGACGACTACATGCTGGATTTCCACCTGAACCTGACGCGGGGCAAGGCCCGCTTCTGA
- the lpxK gene encoding tetraacyldisaccharide 4'-kinase → MSWVDRRARLLKSFWGRGLLWLLSMAYGAGVLARGLLYDLRVLKPRRIDAKVVCIGNLTTGGTGKTPATILAALTLRRRDHHVAILSRGYGRPQKDAEVCVLHDDSEMDWKRCGDEPWMMHQILKGQDVPILVSPDRVGAAAQAVTFFDSRVVVLDDGFQHRRLARDLDVVLVNALDPFGGHALLPLGTLREPLGALRRAHLIMLTHVDLAEPEALAALRQVIHKANPRAPLLEAVHRPDFLLEVKTQAKQRFDHLQGRPVAALSGLASPQQFEDSLERSGVPISQRWRYPDHHRYTKRELTSVDHLRAGLPLVTTFKDLVKFPADWRGMLSGEVYVLSIRLDIVKGKSIWLETLGGLVGEKV, encoded by the coding sequence ATGAGCTGGGTAGACCGCCGCGCCCGCCTGCTCAAGAGCTTCTGGGGCCGCGGGCTCTTGTGGCTGCTCTCCATGGCCTACGGCGCGGGAGTCCTGGCGCGAGGTCTGCTCTATGACCTGCGCGTGCTCAAGCCCCGCCGGATCGACGCCAAGGTGGTCTGCATCGGGAACCTCACCACCGGCGGCACCGGCAAGACCCCGGCCACGATCCTCGCGGCCCTGACCCTGCGCCGGCGCGACCACCATGTCGCCATCCTGAGCCGGGGCTACGGCCGCCCGCAGAAGGACGCCGAGGTCTGCGTGCTCCACGACGATTCCGAGATGGACTGGAAGCGTTGCGGCGATGAGCCCTGGATGATGCACCAGATACTCAAAGGGCAGGACGTGCCCATCCTGGTCTCGCCGGACCGGGTCGGCGCCGCGGCGCAGGCCGTGACCTTCTTCGACTCCCGGGTGGTCGTCCTCGACGACGGCTTCCAGCACCGGCGCCTCGCGCGAGACCTCGACGTGGTGCTGGTCAACGCGCTCGACCCCTTCGGCGGCCACGCCCTTCTTCCCCTGGGGACCCTGCGCGAGCCCTTGGGAGCCCTGCGCCGGGCTCACCTCATCATGCTGACCCATGTGGACCTGGCGGAGCCGGAGGCGCTCGCCGCCCTGCGCCAGGTCATCCACAAGGCCAACCCGCGGGCGCCGCTGCTCGAGGCGGTCCACCGGCCGGATTTCCTGCTTGAGGTCAAGACCCAGGCCAAGCAGCGCTTCGACCACCTCCAAGGACGGCCCGTGGCGGCCCTCTCCGGCCTGGCCTCGCCGCAGCAGTTCGAGGACAGCCTGGAGCGCAGCGGGGTGCCCATCTCCCAGCGCTGGCGCTATCCGGACCACCACCGCTACACCAAACGCGAGTTGACCTCCGTCGACCACCTTCGGGCCGGCCTGCCCTTGGTGACCACCTTCAAGGACCTGGTGAAGTTCCCGGCGGACTGGCGCGGGATGCTCAGCGGAGAGGTCTACGTCCTGAGCATCAGGCTGGACATCGTCAAGGGCAAGAGCATCTGGCTCGAGACCTTGGGCGGCCTGGTGGGTGAGAAGGTATGA
- a CDS encoding DUF3108 domain-containing protein yields MTSVIALLLALPLGAGAVDISSSTIADLHQLSEGKIEASTDLVHLAVFPEQLSYDVSWGILAVGRATLDVREVVLFSGVPAYHVVSESKSNAFCDTFYKVRDINESWIDARTITSLGYSKKLREGHFFRDEWVLYDKPAGKFLSKKINRDGTFAWSAGTIPVQVQDILSSLYYVRSRALAPGTEVVVDVNTKNTWPFVIRVLRRETVKTAAGTFPCLVVEPALREEGIFIQKGRKLQIWLTDDARKVPVLMRVEVFFGHISASLAKML; encoded by the coding sequence ATGACGTCCGTCATCGCCCTTCTGTTAGCCCTCCCGCTCGGTGCCGGCGCCGTCGATATCTCAAGTTCGACCATTGCCGACCTGCATCAGCTCTCGGAAGGCAAGATCGAGGCCTCGACGGACCTAGTCCATCTGGCCGTATTCCCGGAGCAGCTCTCCTACGACGTGTCCTGGGGCATCCTGGCCGTGGGCCGGGCCACCTTGGACGTGCGCGAGGTCGTGCTCTTCAGCGGGGTCCCCGCCTACCACGTGGTCTCCGAATCGAAGTCCAACGCCTTCTGCGACACGTTCTACAAGGTCCGCGACATCAACGAGTCATGGATCGACGCCAGGACCATCACCTCGCTGGGATACTCCAAGAAGCTGCGCGAGGGACACTTCTTCCGGGACGAATGGGTGCTCTACGACAAGCCGGCGGGGAAGTTCCTCTCCAAGAAGATCAACCGCGACGGGACGTTCGCTTGGTCGGCAGGCACCATCCCGGTCCAGGTGCAGGACATCCTCTCCAGCCTCTATTACGTCCGCTCCCGGGCGCTTGCGCCCGGGACCGAGGTGGTGGTGGACGTCAACACCAAGAACACCTGGCCTTTCGTCATCCGGGTCCTGCGCCGGGAGACCGTCAAGACCGCGGCCGGGACCTTCCCCTGCCTGGTGGTGGAGCCCGCCCTGCGCGAGGAAGGCATCTTCATCCAGAAGGGCCGCAAGCTCCAGATATGGCTGACGGACGACGCGCGCAAGGTCCCGGTGCTCATGCGCGTCGAGGTCTTCTTCGGGCACATTTCGGCCAGTTTGGCTAAAATGTTATAA
- the rfaE1 gene encoding D-glycero-beta-D-manno-heptose-7-phosphate kinase, translated as MTIAHAERSRLQGIVDRFSRKRILVVGDLMLDQFIRGGVSRISPEAPVPVVQVRSESFVLGGAGNVAHNLSALGARVEAVGVLGDDPAGRMLRDELSARGVEVGRLVTDPSRVTSQKCRVIAEHQQVVRFDRETPGPLPVPTERGLLKSLLTALLDCDGIVLSDYGKGVISRKLIATAISGARRRGIPVTVDPKVEHFGFYRGVDCITPNTAEAWAGMRRPQQAGERPLTALGWDIRARLRAKSVLITRGSDGMSLFEAGGRLTHIPTVAQEVYDVTGAGDTVISVLTLGLAAGARIREAAVLSNYAAGIVVGKLGTAVCTVPELKGALR; from the coding sequence ATGACCATAGCGCATGCCGAGCGCTCCCGCCTGCAGGGCATCGTAGACCGTTTCTCCCGGAAGCGCATCCTGGTTGTCGGCGACCTCATGCTCGACCAGTTCATCCGGGGCGGGGTCTCGCGCATCTCCCCGGAGGCCCCGGTGCCGGTGGTGCAGGTCCGCTCCGAGAGCTTCGTGCTCGGCGGCGCGGGCAACGTGGCCCACAACCTCTCGGCCTTGGGAGCCCGCGTCGAGGCCGTGGGGGTGCTGGGAGACGATCCGGCGGGCCGCATGCTGCGCGACGAGCTCTCGGCCCGGGGCGTCGAGGTCGGCCGCTTGGTGACGGACCCTTCGCGCGTGACCTCCCAGAAATGCCGCGTCATCGCGGAGCATCAGCAGGTGGTCCGCTTCGACCGCGAGACCCCCGGCCCTCTGCCCGTCCCGACTGAGCGGGGCCTGCTCAAGAGCCTCCTGACGGCCCTGCTCGATTGCGACGGGATCGTCCTTTCCGATTACGGCAAGGGAGTCATCTCCCGCAAGCTCATCGCAACGGCCATCTCCGGGGCTAGGCGGCGGGGCATCCCGGTCACCGTTGACCCCAAGGTGGAGCATTTCGGCTTCTACCGCGGCGTGGACTGCATCACCCCCAACACCGCCGAGGCCTGGGCGGGCATGCGGCGTCCTCAGCAGGCCGGCGAGAGACCCCTGACCGCACTGGGTTGGGACATCCGGGCCCGCTTGCGGGCCAAATCCGTCCTGATCACACGCGGCTCGGACGGGATGAGCCTTTTCGAGGCCGGCGGCCGCCTCACCCATATCCCCACGGTGGCCCAAGAGGTCTATGACGTGACCGGCGCCGGGGATACGGTCATCTCCGTATTGACTTTGGGCTTGGCGGCCGGCGCGCGCATCCGAGAAGCCGCCGTGCTCTCGAACTACGCGGCCGGCATCGTAGTGGGAAAGCTGGGCACCGCGGTCTGCACCGTGCCGGAACTGAAAGGGGCCTTGCGTTGA
- the kdsB gene encoding 3-deoxy-manno-octulosonate cytidylyltransferase — MRKEGDCLVVIPARLGSTRFPAKVLARLGGRPVVEWCWRAARAAGVGPVLVATDDERVRRAVAAFGGLAVMTPVSCASGSDRVARAARGRREPLVINLQGDMPFIKPSTVRRVAELLRRNPGADMATAVMPLRDPRRDADPNVVKAALAQDGRALYFSRAAIPFARDGGKPRRFEHLGIYGFRRRSLDRFVRLPATALERCECLEQLRALEDGMSIYAAVVTERPVAIDTPADLRRAERMLQGTKK; from the coding sequence TTGAGGAAAGAGGGCGACTGCCTCGTCGTGATCCCGGCCCGCTTGGGCTCGACCAGGTTCCCGGCCAAGGTCCTGGCGCGCCTGGGCGGCAGGCCCGTGGTGGAATGGTGCTGGCGGGCGGCGCGCGCGGCCGGCGTGGGCCCCGTGCTCGTGGCCACCGACGACGAGCGCGTGCGCCGGGCCGTGGCCGCCTTCGGGGGCTTGGCGGTGATGACCCCGGTCTCCTGCGCCTCGGGCAGCGACCGCGTGGCCCGGGCCGCCCGAGGCCGCCGGGAGCCTCTGGTCATCAACCTGCAGGGCGACATGCCCTTCATCAAGCCCTCCACGGTCCGCCGCGTGGCCGAGCTCCTGCGCCGCAACCCCGGCGCGGACATGGCCACCGCGGTCATGCCCCTGCGCGACCCGCGGCGGGACGCTGACCCCAACGTGGTCAAGGCGGCCCTGGCTCAAGACGGCCGCGCGCTCTACTTCTCCCGCGCCGCCATCCCGTTCGCCCGCGACGGAGGCAAGCCCCGGCGTTTCGAGCACCTGGGCATCTACGGGTTCCGGCGCCGGTCCTTGGACCGATTCGTGCGCCTGCCCGCCACCGCTCTGGAACGCTGCGAATGCCTGGAACAGCTCCGGGCCCTGGAAGACGGAATGTCCATCTACGCCGCCGTGGTGACCGAGAGGCCCGTGGCCATCGACACCCCGGCGGACCTTCGTCGTGCCGAGCGTATGTTGCAGGGAACCAAAAAATGA
- a CDS encoding CTP synthase — translation MTKYIFVTGGVVSSLGKGISASSIGKLLQARGLRVSMLKCDPYINVDPGTMNPFQHGEVFVTEDGAETDLDLGHYERFLNAEMHQANNFTAGKVYETVISRERKGDFLGATVQVIPHITDEIKNRFRAISKDGDVAIVEIGGTVGDIESLPFLEAARQMGLEGGRDNVLYVHVTLVPYIKASEELKTKPTQHSVGKLREIGINPDIIICRSEKPLNSDIKAKLSLFCNVPKESVIEAQDAFSIYEVPLMLHKQGLDDQIIMLLRLRTHSKDLESWTAMVERLRKPKREVTIALAGKYTDYKDAYKSVNESLVHAGIAHSAQVHVRFVETTDHDLEEKLADVGGILVPGGFGDRGIEGKIHVARLAREGRIPYFGLCLGMQVAVIEFARNVLKLAGAHSTEFDAQTRYPVIDLLPEQKTVKDKGATMRLGTYECALKKGSLAHKAYGASTVRERHRHRYEVNNKFRKLLEDSGLCVAGTYAAKNLVEIIELPDHPWFLAVQFHPEFKSRPEVPHPLFRDFVAAALARTSQQVHAR, via the coding sequence ATGACCAAATACATCTTCGTGACCGGCGGGGTGGTGAGCTCGCTAGGCAAGGGCATCTCCGCCTCCTCCATCGGCAAGCTCCTGCAGGCCCGGGGCTTGCGGGTGTCCATGCTCAAGTGCGACCCCTACATCAACGTGGATCCCGGCACCATGAACCCCTTCCAGCACGGCGAGGTCTTCGTGACCGAGGACGGGGCCGAGACCGACCTGGACCTGGGCCACTACGAGCGCTTCCTCAACGCGGAGATGCACCAGGCCAACAACTTCACCGCCGGGAAGGTCTACGAAACGGTCATCTCGCGCGAGCGCAAAGGCGATTTCCTGGGCGCCACGGTTCAGGTCATCCCCCACATCACAGACGAGATCAAGAACCGCTTCCGGGCCATCTCCAAGGACGGGGACGTGGCCATCGTGGAGATCGGCGGCACGGTCGGCGACATCGAGAGCCTGCCCTTCCTGGAGGCCGCCCGGCAGATGGGCCTGGAAGGCGGCCGGGACAACGTCCTCTACGTGCACGTCACCCTCGTCCCCTACATCAAGGCCTCGGAGGAACTCAAGACCAAGCCCACCCAGCACAGCGTCGGCAAGCTCCGCGAGATCGGCATCAACCCGGACATCATCATCTGCCGCAGCGAGAAGCCCCTCAACTCCGACATCAAGGCCAAGCTCAGCCTGTTCTGCAACGTGCCCAAGGAGTCCGTGATCGAGGCCCAGGACGCGTTCAGCATCTACGAGGTCCCTCTCATGCTCCACAAGCAGGGCCTCGACGACCAGATCATCATGCTCCTGCGCCTGCGCACGCACTCCAAGGACCTGGAGTCCTGGACGGCCATGGTGGAGCGCCTGCGCAAGCCCAAGCGCGAGGTCACCATCGCCCTGGCCGGAAAGTACACCGACTACAAGGACGCCTACAAGTCGGTCAACGAATCCTTGGTCCACGCCGGCATCGCGCACTCCGCCCAGGTGCACGTGCGCTTCGTGGAGACCACGGACCACGACCTGGAGGAGAAGCTTGCCGACGTGGGGGGCATCCTCGTGCCCGGCGGCTTCGGCGACCGCGGCATCGAGGGCAAGATCCACGTGGCGCGCCTGGCCCGCGAGGGCCGCATCCCCTACTTCGGGCTGTGCCTGGGCATGCAGGTGGCGGTCATCGAGTTCGCGCGCAACGTGCTCAAGCTGGCCGGCGCCCACTCCACGGAGTTCGACGCGCAGACCCGCTACCCGGTCATCGACCTGCTTCCGGAGCAGAAGACGGTCAAGGACAAGGGCGCGACGATGCGCCTGGGCACCTACGAGTGCGCGCTCAAGAAGGGCAGCCTGGCGCATAAGGCCTACGGCGCCAGCACCGTGCGCGAGCGCCACCGCCACCGCTACGAGGTCAACAACAAGTTCCGCAAGCTGCTCGAGGACTCCGGCCTCTGCGTGGCCGGGACCTACGCGGCCAAGAACCTCGTGGAGATCATCGAGCTGCCAGACCACCCCTGGTTCCTGGCCGTGCAATTCCACCCGGAATTCAAGAGCCGGCCGGAGGTTCCGCATCCGCTGTTCCGCGACTTCGTGGCCGCGGCCCTGGCCCGGACCTCCCAGCAAGTCCATGCCCGCTAA
- a CDS encoding zinc ribbon domain-containing protein, translating to MKCMNCGQENKDTAKACKKCGRDLTIPPAWFPDAKWHLRTLGIIYACLVVFYFGVTYLLRKMPRPYHIRKIPVEMTPWLRPGGKIVPDEELQAPAQRPQVEDPAPGKK from the coding sequence ATGAAATGCATGAACTGCGGCCAAGAGAACAAGGACACGGCCAAGGCCTGCAAGAAGTGCGGCCGGGACCTCACCATCCCGCCGGCCTGGTTCCCGGACGCGAAATGGCACCTGAGGACCTTGGGCATCATCTACGCCTGCCTCGTCGTGTTCTATTTCGGGGTGACCTATCTGCTGCGCAAGATGCCCCGGCCCTACCACATCCGCAAGATCCCCGTCGAGATGACGCCCTGGCTGCGTCCCGGGGGCAAGATCGTCCCCGATGAAGAACTGCAGGCCCCGGCCCAGCGGCCCCAAGTCGAAGACCCCGCCCCCGGCAAGAAGTGA
- the lptC gene encoding LPS export ABC transporter periplasmic protein LptC, which produces MSAIARVGAVLVLLVPLGAGGCRQARPTASEPLQTMEDFVLDQTVHGVQVWELAARSAVLHEEAGHAILDQPRMRFFRDGRVVSRVSSATGKVLVATHDVFLSSSVVLEALEDRSVLETESMTYSAKRDRFLTDAEVLVKRPEGRLRGRGLEAKPDLSEIRIFNQRAVVKEKSS; this is translated from the coding sequence GTGAGCGCAATCGCCCGCGTCGGCGCCGTCCTCGTCCTGCTGGTCCCGCTCGGCGCGGGCGGGTGCCGCCAGGCCCGGCCTACGGCCTCCGAACCGCTCCAGACCATGGAAGACTTCGTCTTGGACCAGACCGTCCACGGGGTCCAGGTCTGGGAGCTCGCGGCACGCAGCGCCGTCCTGCATGAGGAGGCGGGCCACGCGATCCTCGACCAGCCGCGCATGCGCTTCTTCCGCGACGGCCGCGTGGTCTCCCGGGTGAGCTCCGCGACCGGCAAGGTGCTGGTGGCCACGCACGACGTGTTCCTGTCGAGCTCGGTGGTGCTCGAAGCCCTTGAAGACCGCTCGGTCTTGGAGACGGAGTCCATGACCTATTCGGCCAAGCGCGACCGCTTCCTCACGGACGCCGAGGTTCTGGTCAAGAGGCCGGAAGGCCGCCTGCGCGGCCGCGGGCTGGAGGCCAAGCCGGACCTATCGGAGATCCGCATCTTCAATCAGCGCGCCGTGGTCAAGGAGAAGTCCTCATGA
- the lptB gene encoding LPS export ABC transporter ATP-binding protein has protein sequence MKLSAKDIHKAYGHRQVVKGVSLEVSSGEIVGLLGPNGAGKTTTFYSLAGFITPESGVIAIDDQDVTALPMYARARRGLGYLAQEPTVFRGLSVEENLRAVLERTVPSRLEQMRRVKDLLEEFGLWELRRQKAWTLSGGEKRRLEVARAMISDPKIIMLDEPFVGIDPITVGDLKTMISALKDRGIGILITDHNVRETLPIIERAYLMFDGKILVEGNSRQLLEDPKARELYLGHDFKI, from the coding sequence ATGAAGCTGAGCGCCAAAGACATCCACAAGGCTTACGGCCACCGCCAGGTGGTCAAGGGCGTGTCTTTGGAGGTCTCCTCCGGCGAGATCGTGGGTCTGCTGGGGCCCAACGGGGCGGGCAAGACCACCACTTTCTACAGCTTGGCGGGCTTCATCACGCCTGAGTCCGGGGTGATCGCCATAGACGATCAGGACGTGACGGCCCTGCCCATGTACGCGCGGGCCCGGCGGGGCCTGGGTTATCTGGCCCAGGAGCCGACGGTGTTCCGGGGCCTGAGCGTGGAGGAGAACCTGCGCGCGGTCCTGGAGCGGACGGTGCCCAGCCGCCTGGAGCAGATGCGCCGGGTCAAGGACCTTCTGGAGGAATTCGGACTCTGGGAGCTGCGGCGCCAGAAGGCCTGGACCTTGTCGGGCGGGGAGAAGCGGCGCTTGGAGGTCGCCCGGGCGATGATCAGCGATCCGAAGATCATCATGCTCGACGAGCCGTTCGTGGGCATCGACCCGATCACGGTCGGGGATCTCAAGACCATGATCTCGGCGCTCAAGGACCGGGGCATCGGCATCCTGATCACGGACCACAACGTGCGCGAGACCCTGCCCATCATCGAGCGCGCCTACCTGATGTTCGACGGGAAGATCCTCGTCGAGGGCAACTCCAGGCAGCTTCTGGAGGACCCGAAGGCCCGCGAACTGTACCTCGGGCACGACTTCAAGATCTAG